From a region of the Pongo abelii isolate AG06213 chromosome 9, NHGRI_mPonAbe1-v2.0_pri, whole genome shotgun sequence genome:
- the LOC100451252 gene encoding mas-related G-protein coupled receptor member X3: protein MDSTIPVLGTKLTPINGREETPCYKQTLSLTVLTCIVSLVGLTGNAVVLWLLGFRMRRTAFSIYILNLAAADFLFLSGHIIRSPLRLINIRHPISKILNPVMTFPYFIGLSMLSAISTERCLSVLWPIWYRCRRPTHLSAVVCVLLWALSLLRSILEWMFCDFLFSGADSLWCETSDFITIAWLIFLCVVLCGSSLVLLVRVLCGSRKMPLTRLYVTILLTVLFFLLCGLPFGIQWALFSRIHLDLKVLFCHVHLVSIFLSSLNSSANPIIYFFVGSFRQRQNRQNLKLVLQRALQDTPEVDEGGGRLPEETLELSGSRLEQ from the coding sequence ATGGATTCAACCATCCCAGTCTTGGGTACAAAACTGACACCAATCAATGGACGTGAGGAGACTCCTTGCTACAAGCAGACCTTGAGCCTCACGGTGCTGACATGCATCGTTTCCCTTGTCGGGCTGACAGGAAATGCGGTTGTGCTCTGGCTCCTGGGCTTCCGCATGCGCAGGACCGCCTTCTCAATCTACATCCTCAACCTGGCCGCGGCAGACTTCCTCTTCCTCAGCGGCCACATTATACGTTCGCCGTTACGCCTCATCAATATCCGCCATCCCATCTCCAAAATTCTCAATCCTGTGATGACCTTTCCCTACTTTATAGGCCTGAGCATGCTGAGCGCCATCAGCACCGAGCGCTGCCTGTCCGTCCTGTGGCCCATCTGGTACCGCTGCCGCCGCCCCACACACCTGTCAGCGGTCGTGTGTGTCCTGCTCTGGGCCCTGTCCCTGCTGCGGAGCATCCTGGAGTGGATGTTCTGTGACTTCCTGTTTAGTGGTGCTGATTCTCTTTGGTGTGAAACGTCAGATTTCATTACAATCGcgtggctgatttttttatgtgTGGTTCTCTGTGGGTCCAGCCTGGTCCTGCTGGTCAGGGTCCTCTGTGGATCCCGGAAGATGCCGCTGACCAGGCTGTACGTGACCATCCTGCTCACAGTGCTGTTCTTCCTCCTCTGTGGCCTGCCCTTTGGCATTCAGTGGGCCCTGTTTTCCAGGATCCACCTGGATTTGAAAGTCTTATTTTGTCATGTTCATCTAGTTTCCATTTTCCTGTCCTCTCTTAACAGCAGTGCCAACCCCATCATTTACTTCTTCGTGGGCTCCTTTAGGCAGCGTCAAAATAGGCAGAACCTGAAGCTGGTTCTCCAGAGGGCTCTGCAGGACACGCCTGAGGTGGATGAAGGTGGAGGGCGGCTTCCTGAGGAAACCCTGGAGCTGTCGGGAAGCAGATTGGAGCAGTGA